In the Enterococcus saigonensis genome, one interval contains:
- a CDS encoding TlyA family RNA methyltransferase, whose protein sequence is MKKERVDVLAHQQGLFETREQAKRGVMAGLVYLAKNSERLDKPGEKIPIDAILELKGTKLPYVSRGGLKLEKALQVFDLTMQDKILLDIGASTGGFTDVALQNGAQLSYALDVGYNQLAWKLRQDPRVVVMERTNFRYSEPADFTKGLPQIATIDVSFISLSLILPPLAKILVENGDVMALIKPQFEAGKEAVGKHGIVRDFKVHQSVLEKTLAMAVASGFSVVGLDYSPIKGGEGNIEFITHLKKSEAPTLATNIVIADVVDAAHRQLKQ, encoded by the coding sequence ATGAAAAAAGAGCGCGTAGATGTTTTAGCACACCAACAAGGTTTATTTGAAACCAGAGAACAGGCCAAAAGAGGCGTAATGGCAGGATTGGTTTATTTAGCCAAAAATAGCGAGCGATTAGATAAGCCTGGTGAGAAAATTCCTATTGATGCCATTTTGGAATTAAAAGGAACTAAATTACCGTATGTTTCCCGCGGGGGCTTGAAATTAGAAAAGGCGTTGCAGGTTTTTGATTTGACGATGCAAGACAAAATTTTGTTAGATATTGGCGCCTCAACAGGTGGATTTACCGATGTCGCACTGCAAAATGGTGCCCAGTTAAGCTACGCGTTAGATGTTGGTTATAATCAGTTAGCATGGAAGTTGCGTCAAGATCCTCGAGTAGTTGTTATGGAACGAACGAATTTTCGATACAGTGAACCAGCTGATTTTACTAAAGGGTTACCACAAATTGCGACAATTGACGTCTCCTTTATTTCTTTAAGTTTAATATTGCCGCCACTAGCTAAAATTTTGGTTGAAAATGGCGATGTAATGGCGTTAATTAAACCTCAATTTGAAGCGGGTAAAGAAGCTGTAGGAAAACATGGCATCGTCAGAGATTTTAAGGTTCATCAAAGTGTACTGGAAAAAACGTTAGCGATGGCTGTCGCAAGTGGTTTTTCTGTGGTAGGATTGGATTATTCACCGATTAAAGGTGGCGAGGGAAATATTGAGTTTATTACGCATTTGAAAAAAAG
- the efp gene encoding elongation factor P, giving the protein MISVNDFKTGLTIEVDGDIWRVVDFQHVKPGKGAAFVRSKLKNLRNGAVQEKTFRAGEKVAKAQIDNRKMQYLYESGDSHVFMDLETYEQIEIPTQQIRDELKYMLENMEVTVIMYGSEILGVDLPNTVVLEVAETEPNIKGDTSSGGSKPAIMETGVTVNVPFFVNQGDKLIVNTTDGSYVSRA; this is encoded by the coding sequence ATGATTTCAGTAAATGATTTTAAAACAGGTTTAACGATTGAAGTCGACGGTGATATTTGGCGTGTGGTAGATTTTCAACACGTAAAACCTGGCAAAGGCGCAGCTTTTGTCCGTTCAAAATTAAAGAATTTACGTAATGGTGCGGTACAAGAAAAAACTTTTCGTGCCGGTGAAAAAGTTGCAAAAGCGCAAATTGATAATCGTAAAATGCAATACCTGTATGAAAGTGGCGACAGCCATGTCTTTATGGATTTGGAAACTTATGAACAAATTGAGATTCCAACGCAACAGATTAGAGACGAATTGAAATATATGTTAGAGAATATGGAAGTTACAGTTATTATGTATGGTTCAGAGATTCTAGGTGTGGATTTGCCAAACACAGTTGTCTTAGAAGTTGCTGAAACAGAACCCAACATTAAAGGGGATACCTCTTCAGGTGGTTCAAAACCAGCAATTATGGAAACTGGTGTAACTGTTAACGTACCGTTTTTTGTTAATCAAGGGGATAAATTGATTGTTAATACAACTGACGGTTCATATGTCTCGCGGGCATAA
- the nusB gene encoding transcription antitermination factor NusB, producing MSKELSRHEIRKMALQALFPLDFNQDLDKKDAIMQAIELEHHEMVDEEQENFVPAYLDRLVAGVCEHKENLDELIQKHLKKGWSVKRLSKMDLCILRIASYEMLYEKDIPNKVALNEALELTKTFSDDQSRKFVNGVLSAINTDLIKEV from the coding sequence ATGAGTAAAGAATTATCTCGTCATGAGATCCGAAAAATGGCCTTACAAGCTTTATTTCCTTTGGATTTTAATCAGGATTTAGACAAAAAAGATGCCATTATGCAAGCAATTGAGTTAGAACACCACGAAATGGTGGATGAAGAACAAGAAAATTTTGTCCCAGCTTATTTAGATCGGCTGGTTGCAGGCGTTTGTGAACACAAAGAAAACTTAGATGAGTTGATTCAAAAACATCTAAAAAAAGGTTGGAGTGTTAAACGTCTTTCTAAAATGGATTTGTGTATTTTACGCATTGCCAGCTATGAGATGTTGTATGAAAAAGATATTCCGAATAAGGTAGCTTTAAATGAAGCGTTAGAGTTAACCAAGACATTTAGTGATGATCAATCCCGTAAATTCGTTAATGGAGTTTTATCTGCAATCAATACAGATTTGATTAAAGAAGTATAG
- a CDS encoding exodeoxyribonuclease VII small subunit: protein MAKQTFEESLQELEVIVKQLEQGDVPLEEALTAFKKGITLSKQCQETLTNAEDALTKIMQENGEAVVFEEDIK, encoded by the coding sequence ATGGCTAAACAAACATTTGAAGAATCATTGCAAGAATTAGAAGTAATCGTAAAGCAGTTAGAGCAAGGAGATGTTCCGTTAGAAGAAGCTTTGACAGCCTTTAAAAAAGGAATTACATTAAGTAAACAATGTCAAGAAACATTGACAAATGCCGAAGATGCCTTAACAAAAATTATGCAAGAAAACGGGGAAGCTGTTGTTTTTGAAGAGGATATAAAATGA
- the xseA gene encoding exodeoxyribonuclease VII large subunit: protein MAQEYLTVTALTKYLKRKFEVDPYLEKVYLTGEISNFRLRPNHQYFSLKDDGAKISAVMFKGAFSKLKFQPEEGMKVFVIGRISLFEASGNYQIYVEQMVPDGVGALYQAYEQLKAKLEKEGLFLAPKKRLPKYPKKIAVLTSPSGAVIRDIMTTVKRRYPIAEITLFPTVVQGDKAAGNVVTNIERVEELGDFDTMIIGRGGGSIEDLWPFNEEKVARAIFNAKTPIISSVGHETDTTIADLVADVRAATPTAAAELAVPVLSDEILKIKERQTRLEQAFMHQLTLKKERYERLRSSYVLRQPERLYDAQAIKLDQLTQRLIQSTQNRLFEEEKKVMQLDHHLRQINPKNKVNELKQHQAYLHERLEKSIYQLLHQKQQSFANAVQSLDLLSPLKIMGRGYSYTTKGDNLIKSIGEIAVTDTIVVHYQDGEATAEIKKVEAMENREASK from the coding sequence ATGGCACAGGAGTATTTAACAGTTACAGCTTTGACCAAGTATCTAAAACGTAAATTTGAGGTAGATCCTTATTTGGAAAAAGTCTATCTGACAGGAGAAATATCTAATTTTCGTTTGCGACCAAATCATCAATATTTTTCTTTGAAAGATGATGGTGCTAAGATTTCTGCGGTGATGTTTAAAGGGGCATTTAGTAAATTAAAATTTCAACCTGAAGAAGGTATGAAAGTTTTTGTTATTGGTCGTATTTCTCTTTTTGAAGCTAGTGGAAACTACCAGATTTATGTGGAACAAATGGTACCTGATGGTGTAGGAGCTTTATATCAAGCCTATGAACAGTTAAAAGCAAAATTAGAAAAAGAAGGATTATTCTTAGCGCCAAAAAAGCGATTGCCTAAATATCCCAAAAAAATTGCTGTGTTAACTAGTCCCAGTGGAGCGGTCATTCGTGATATCATGACAACTGTAAAAAGACGGTATCCTATTGCTGAAATTACGTTATTTCCTACTGTAGTACAAGGGGATAAAGCGGCTGGAAATGTCGTAACTAACATTGAACGTGTAGAAGAATTAGGTGATTTTGATACCATGATTATAGGTCGCGGTGGAGGTTCGATTGAGGATTTATGGCCCTTTAATGAAGAGAAAGTCGCACGGGCAATCTTTAATGCTAAAACACCGATTATTTCTTCTGTAGGACACGAAACAGATACGACGATTGCCGATTTGGTAGCAGATGTGCGGGCAGCAACCCCTACTGCCGCAGCTGAATTGGCTGTACCAGTATTAAGTGATGAAATTTTAAAAATCAAGGAACGACAGACTCGATTAGAACAAGCTTTTATGCATCAATTAACATTAAAAAAAGAGCGCTATGAACGCTTACGGAGTTCCTATGTATTACGACAACCAGAACGTTTGTATGATGCACAGGCAATTAAGTTAGATCAATTGACACAACGTTTGATACAAAGCACACAAAACCGTCTTTTTGAAGAAGAAAAAAAAGTTATGCAATTGGATCATCATTTACGGCAAATTAATCCTAAAAATAAAGTAAATGAATTAAAGCAGCATCAGGCGTATTTACACGAGCGGTTAGAAAAAAGTATTTACCAATTATTACATCAAAAGCAACAATCTTTTGCAAATGCAGTTCAATCTTTGGATTTATTAAGTCCATTAAAGATTATGGGACGTGGCTATAGCTATACCACAAAAGGCGATAATCTGATTAAAAGTATTGGAGAAATTGCTGTAACCGATACAATAGTTGTTCATTATCAAGATGGGGAAGCAACAGCAGAAATTAAAAAAGTTGAAGCAATGGAAAACAGAGAAGCAAGCAAATGA
- a CDS encoding bifunctional methylenetetrahydrofolate dehydrogenase/methenyltetrahydrofolate cyclohydrolase — protein MAQLLDGKKLAATMQAEMKIEVAEIKARDAKVPGLVVILVGEDAASQIYVRNKETAAAKMGIFSKIDRRPINITEKELLDLIKIYNEDERFHGILVQLPLPAHIDEEKVIMAIDPKKDVDGFHPLNIGRLFAGDPLMIPCTPYGIMKLLEAYNISIIGKNAVVIGRSNIVGKPMAHLLLQENATVTIAHSKTKNLPEIAKKADILVAAVGVGHLVTEDYVKAGAVVIDVGMNRDKNNKLIGDVDFAAVEPIADFITPVPGGVGPMTITMLLYQTIKAYNIQKSGV, from the coding sequence GTGGCCCAACTATTAGATGGAAAAAAATTAGCAGCAACGATGCAGGCAGAAATGAAAATTGAAGTAGCGGAAATAAAAGCTAGAGATGCCAAAGTCCCAGGGTTAGTGGTCATTTTAGTCGGTGAAGATGCTGCGAGTCAAATTTATGTGCGCAATAAAGAAACTGCTGCAGCAAAAATGGGAATTTTTTCTAAAATCGATCGCCGTCCTATAAATATTACCGAAAAAGAATTATTAGATTTAATTAAAATCTATAACGAAGACGAGCGTTTTCATGGCATTTTAGTGCAATTACCATTACCTGCTCACATTGATGAAGAAAAAGTAATTATGGCTATTGATCCTAAAAAAGATGTAGATGGTTTTCATCCTTTAAATATTGGAAGATTGTTTGCAGGAGATCCATTAATGATTCCTTGTACACCGTATGGGATAATGAAACTTTTAGAGGCTTATAATATTTCAATAATCGGGAAGAATGCTGTAGTTATTGGTCGTAGCAATATTGTCGGTAAACCAATGGCGCATCTTTTATTACAAGAAAATGCGACAGTAACGATCGCACATTCAAAAACTAAAAATTTACCAGAAATTGCTAAAAAAGCAGATATTTTAGTTGCAGCTGTTGGGGTCGGTCATTTGGTTACTGAAGACTATGTTAAAGCGGGTGCTGTAGTAATAGATGTTGGTATGAATCGGGATAAAAATAATAAATTAATTGGCGATGTGGATTTTGCTGCAGTTGAACCAATCGCAGACTTTATTACACCGGTTCCTGGAGGCGTTGGCCCGATGACGATTACAATGCTTTTATATCAAACAATTAAAGCGTATAACATACAGAAATCAGGTGTTTAA
- a CDS encoding Asp23/Gls24 family envelope stress response protein, which translates to MAEEKNLVLDANQDLGEIVIAPEVIEIIIGIAASKVDGVYDMQGSFTSNVTQLLGRSNHGKGVSLTIDETGIKVDLYCYMKYGVSVPKTAMEIQERVKQQVLFMTDVELAEVNVHVVAVVPEKIETPDLDELFENEEENE; encoded by the coding sequence GTGGCTGAGGAAAAGAATTTAGTATTAGATGCAAATCAAGATTTAGGTGAAATTGTAATCGCTCCGGAAGTGATTGAAATTATTATTGGAATTGCCGCTTCTAAGGTTGATGGTGTTTATGATATGCAAGGTAGTTTTACTAGTAATGTTACGCAATTACTAGGTCGTTCGAATCATGGTAAAGGGGTTTCTTTAACCATCGATGAAACCGGAATTAAGGTTGACCTTTACTGCTACATGAAGTATGGTGTTTCTGTACCAAAAACAGCGATGGAGATTCAAGAGCGAGTAAAACAGCAAGTATTGTTCATGACCGATGTTGAACTAGCTGAGGTAAATGTACATGTTGTGGCGGTCGTACCAGAAAAAATTGAAACGCCAGACTTAGATGAATTATTTGAAAATGAGGAAGAAAATGAGTAA
- a CDS encoding ROK family protein: MKYAIGIDIGGTKVAGGLVDEMGNVTHITRLPSNPSNREGMFAVVCRVIEQVLVDSKLSAHEVCVGLGIPGLVDREAGIAVFQNNLAWENFPVVARLREAFPAMKKIVIDNDVYQATRAEWNYAGLKEEELLVYITISTGLSCAIMTRGDFIRGNGFAGELGLIPLKEKNGHIYSVEQSAAGPALAERGKEAYNDGTVTPEEIFRRYRLGEPLAKELVEAWSKDVSQAVYTIVSLLDPQKIIFGGSVMTLNPDLLPLIKTKLGEWIVPAQSHSITSLGISPYPNTGGIIGAGLHALN; the protein is encoded by the coding sequence ATGAAATATGCAATCGGTATTGATATTGGGGGAACAAAAGTTGCAGGTGGTTTGGTAGATGAGATGGGAAATGTAACCCACATTACTCGTCTACCTTCAAATCCCAGTAATCGTGAGGGAATGTTTGCTGTTGTTTGTCGCGTAATCGAACAAGTTTTGGTTGATAGTAAGTTATCTGCTCATGAAGTATGTGTAGGCTTAGGTATTCCGGGTTTAGTAGATCGTGAAGCGGGAATAGCAGTTTTTCAAAATAATTTGGCATGGGAAAATTTTCCGGTAGTAGCGCGATTAAGAGAAGCTTTTCCAGCAATGAAAAAAATTGTAATTGATAATGATGTCTACCAAGCAACAAGAGCAGAATGGAATTATGCTGGTCTAAAGGAAGAAGAATTATTAGTCTATATCACCATTAGTACAGGTCTGTCTTGTGCGATTATGACAAGAGGTGACTTTATTCGCGGAAATGGATTTGCTGGTGAACTTGGTCTCATTCCCTTAAAAGAAAAAAATGGACATATCTATTCTGTCGAACAAAGTGCAGCTGGTCCTGCATTAGCAGAACGAGGAAAAGAGGCCTATAACGATGGCACTGTAACACCAGAAGAAATTTTTAGACGTTATCGTTTGGGAGAACCGCTAGCAAAAGAATTGGTAGAGGCATGGAGTAAAGATGTTAGCCAGGCTGTATATACCATTGTTTCATTGTTAGATCCTCAAAAAATTATTTTTGGCGGTAGTGTAATGACTTTAAATCCTGATTTGCTTCCCTTGATTAAAACAAAATTAGGAGAATGGATTGTTCCCGCACAAAGTCATAGTATTACCAGTTTGGGCATCTCGCCTTATCCAAACACTGGTGGAATCATTGGAGCGGGATTACATGCGTTAAATTGA
- a CDS encoding polyprenyl synthetase family protein — translation MSLLTTFKKEHLTQVEIEMRNFLRQQTTDETLLKSMLYSIDAGGKRLRPLLLLATITGFEKEIKRGMYQVAAAVEMIHTYSLIHDDLPAMDDDQLRRGLPTNHVKFGAGMATLAGDGLLTEAFHLLSQSELDSDLCLLLVQNLAKASGSFGMVAGQAADVQAEGKQLQLQEMTYIHQRKTGALFTFAITAGGLLAQQEESVVDLLQILAGHLGLAFQIRDDLLDVTATTEQLGKNVGHDAALNKSTYPALLGVDKSYQLFAAELAATKNCIEKLGEVSFAKPDLLLTLIEELTLEAREK, via the coding sequence ATGAGCTTATTAACGACTTTTAAAAAAGAACACCTTACGCAAGTTGAGATTGAAATGCGTAATTTCTTAAGACAACAAACAACAGACGAAACATTACTAAAAAGTATGCTCTATTCTATTGATGCAGGAGGAAAAAGGCTACGTCCACTGTTATTACTAGCTACAATTACAGGCTTTGAAAAAGAAATAAAACGGGGAATGTATCAAGTCGCAGCAGCTGTAGAAATGATTCACACCTACTCGCTAATTCATGATGATCTACCAGCAATGGATGACGATCAGCTGCGCCGTGGCTTGCCAACGAATCATGTGAAATTTGGTGCCGGTATGGCAACGTTAGCTGGTGATGGACTTTTGACAGAAGCTTTTCACTTATTAAGTCAATCAGAATTAGACAGCGATTTATGTTTATTGTTAGTACAAAATTTGGCAAAAGCTAGCGGTAGTTTTGGGATGGTTGCTGGTCAAGCCGCTGATGTGCAAGCAGAAGGAAAACAATTACAATTGCAAGAAATGACCTATATACATCAGCGTAAAACGGGTGCTTTATTTACTTTTGCGATTACTGCTGGTGGTTTACTTGCGCAACAAGAAGAGAGTGTTGTGGATTTATTACAAATTTTAGCAGGTCATTTGGGATTAGCTTTTCAAATTCGGGATGATTTATTAGATGTGACGGCTACTACGGAACAATTAGGTAAAAATGTTGGACACGATGCGGCTTTGAATAAAAGTACGTACCCAGCTTTATTAGGAGTAGATAAAAGCTATCAATTGTTTGCCGCAGAGTTAGCGGCTACAAAGAATTGTATTGAGAAATTAGGAGAAGTTTCTTTTGCAAAACCGGATTTATTGCTAACGTTAATAGAAGAATTGACCTTGGAGGCAAGGGAAAAATGA